In Actinomyces weissii, a genomic segment contains:
- a CDS encoding electron transfer flavoprotein subunit alpha/FixB family protein, which translates to MLNTPVLVLVETDESQPTPASAELLTTARRLTSGDVLALALAPVSASASALLAGHGATRLLVAELAERACLAAPVADALVAAVQHTGPAAVLVTSDYRGKEAAGSAALLLGSACVSDVAELEVDEDGLRASKLVLSGSWSTTAALGTGGHPPVLAVRPGSVEVPAPLSAEPLAAEPLEVSLRPESAAVRLVSREVSHAASGPDLASARTVVVMGRGTEGDLELVRSLAEPLGAAVGATRVACDEGWIDRSAQVGQTGVSISPSLYLSLGVSGAVHHTSGIQGAGTIVAIDSDSEAPIFEIADFGVVGDVTEVVPQLVSELARLRG; encoded by the coding sequence ATGCTCAACACCCCCGTGCTCGTCCTGGTGGAGACCGACGAGTCCCAGCCCACCCCCGCCAGCGCCGAGCTGCTCACCACCGCCCGCCGCCTGACCAGCGGCGACGTCCTCGCCCTGGCCCTCGCCCCCGTGAGCGCCAGCGCCTCCGCCCTCCTGGCCGGGCACGGCGCCACCCGCCTGCTCGTGGCCGAGCTGGCTGAGCGTGCCTGCCTGGCCGCCCCCGTGGCCGACGCCCTGGTGGCCGCCGTGCAGCACACCGGGCCCGCCGCCGTACTGGTCACCTCCGACTACCGGGGCAAGGAGGCCGCCGGGAGCGCCGCCCTGCTGCTCGGATCCGCCTGCGTCAGCGACGTCGCCGAGCTGGAGGTGGACGAGGACGGGCTGCGCGCCTCCAAGCTCGTGCTCTCCGGCTCCTGGAGCACCACCGCGGCCCTCGGCACCGGTGGGCACCCGCCGGTCCTGGCCGTGCGTCCCGGCAGCGTGGAGGTGCCTGCCCCCCTCAGCGCCGAGCCCCTGGCCGCCGAGCCCCTGGAGGTCTCACTGCGCCCCGAGTCCGCCGCTGTCCGCCTGGTCAGCCGCGAGGTCTCCCACGCCGCCAGCGGGCCCGACCTGGCCAGCGCGCGCACCGTCGTCGTGATGGGCCGCGGGACCGAGGGGGACCTGGAGCTGGTGCGCTCCCTGGCCGAGCCGCTGGGGGCGGCCGTGGGCGCGACCCGCGTGGCCTGCGACGAGGGCTGGATCGACCGCAGCGCCCAGGTGGGACAGACCGGCGTGTCCATCTCTCCGAGCCTGTACCTCTCCCTGGGGGTCTCCGGCGCGGTGCACCACACCTCCGGCATCCAGGGGGCGGGGACCATCGTGGCTATCGACTCCGACTCTGAGGCCCCCATCTTTGAGATCGCTGACTTCGGCGTGGTGGGTGACGTCACCGAGGTGGTGCCCCAGCTGGTCAGCGAGCTCGCGCGGCTGCGCGGCTGA
- a CDS encoding electron transfer flavoprotein subunit beta/FixA family protein: protein MKIVVAVKHVPDVQSDRRLEDGVLVRGEEDVLNELDENAVEAAVTLAEELDGQVVALTMGPADAEDGLRRALQMGADSGVLVTDEALEGADVPTTARVLAAAVKQIGDVDLVVTGMSALDSMTSMLPGALATALQVPALTLASRLEVADGTVTVTRTLGTVTETLAAPLPALVSVTDQANEPRYPNFAAMRAAKKKPVEEWGLADLGLEAHAPAVAVVEAQARPARETGTIITDAGQAGAQLAAWLVDKQLV from the coding sequence ATGAAGATCGTCGTCGCTGTCAAGCACGTGCCCGACGTGCAGTCTGATCGTCGCCTGGAGGACGGTGTCCTGGTCCGAGGTGAGGAGGACGTCCTCAACGAGCTGGACGAGAACGCCGTCGAGGCCGCCGTCACCCTGGCCGAGGAGCTGGACGGGCAGGTCGTGGCCCTGACCATGGGGCCCGCCGACGCCGAGGACGGGCTGCGCCGCGCCCTGCAGATGGGCGCCGACAGCGGCGTGCTGGTCACCGACGAGGCCCTGGAGGGGGCGGACGTGCCCACCACCGCCCGGGTGCTGGCCGCCGCCGTCAAGCAGATCGGGGACGTGGACCTGGTGGTCACCGGCATGTCCGCCCTGGACTCCATGACCTCCATGCTCCCCGGGGCGCTGGCCACCGCCCTGCAGGTACCCGCCCTGACCCTGGCCAGCCGGCTGGAGGTGGCCGACGGCACGGTCACCGTCACCCGCACCCTGGGCACCGTCACCGAGACCCTGGCCGCCCCCCTGCCCGCCCTGGTCTCGGTCACCGACCAGGCCAATGAGCCCCGCTACCCCAACTTCGCCGCCATGCGCGCCGCCAAGAAGAAGCCCGTGGAGGAGTGGGGCCTGGCGGACCTAGGGCTGGAGGCCCACGCCCCCGCCGTCGCCGTGGTCGAGGCCCAGGCCCGCCCCGCCCGTGAGACCGGCACCATCATCACCGACGCCGGACAGGCCGGAGCGCAGCTGGCGGCCTGGCTCGTCGACAAGCAGCTGGTCTGA